One window from the genome of Microscilla marina ATCC 23134 encodes:
- a CDS encoding helix-turn-helix domain-containing protein: protein MLEEVAKRITSARKSLGLGQKELERELNLSKGTITKIENLTRKIDSHTLIALYDRFYVSPNYILLGLGEMILEQGSSNQGCENVKSKTLAHLSAYIERLLEDISTIKEERDGYKKALAKIYDNTEKGDSSVSSEGKSGIA, encoded by the coding sequence ATGCTAGAAGAAGTAGCTAAAAGAATAACGTCTGCAAGAAAAAGTTTAGGACTGGGGCAAAAAGAACTGGAAAGAGAGCTTAATCTCTCTAAGGGTACTATAACAAAAATAGAAAACCTTACAAGAAAGATAGACTCTCATACGCTAATAGCTTTGTATGATAGGTTTTATGTATCGCCTAACTATATACTTTTGGGCTTGGGCGAGATGATATTAGAACAAGGTAGCAGTAATCAGGGCTGTGAGAATGTTAAAAGTAAAACTCTTGCCCATCTTTCAGCTTACATTGAAAGGCTTTTAGAGGATATTTCAACTATAAAAGAAGAGAGAGACGGGTATAAGAAAGCCTTGGCAAAAATATATGACAATACAGAAAAGGGAGATTCAAGTGTCTCTTCGGAGGGTAAAAGTGGCATTGCTTGA
- a CDS encoding KilA-N domain-containing protein produces MNNQLQKTFLGKEIVFTPDGWINATQTIKVMKAKRLDNFIKSKYFTEYVKAFCKYHCLGYSDVVKTFKGNFSKSDHSKAGITQGTYFHPDLVVLFARWINPDFAVWCDTIIKQILTGELEVRYKDLRQDYDQLEEKHDKLFEELRLYQRPDENNQNNNEPLNA; encoded by the coding sequence ATGAACAACCAACTACAAAAAACCTTCTTGGGCAAAGAAATAGTGTTTACACCCGACGGCTGGATAAATGCTACCCAAACCATAAAAGTAATGAAAGCTAAAAGGCTGGATAACTTTATCAAATCAAAGTATTTTACCGAATATGTAAAAGCATTTTGTAAGTACCATTGCTTGGGCTACAGTGATGTAGTAAAAACCTTTAAAGGCAACTTTTCAAAAAGTGATCACTCAAAAGCAGGGATCACTCAAGGTACTTACTTCCACCCTGATTTGGTGGTATTGTTTGCCCGATGGATAAATCCTGATTTTGCGGTGTGGTGCGATACCATTATCAAACAGATACTCACAGGTGAACTTGAAGTACGTTACAAAGACCTTCGCCAAGACTATGACCAGCTAGAAGAGAAACACGACAAGTTATTTGAAGAGTTGAGGCTTTACCAAAGACCCGATGAAAATAACCAAAACAACAACGAACCTTTAAACGCTTAA